A region of Nitrospirota bacterium DNA encodes the following proteins:
- a CDS encoding enoyl-CoA hydratase/isomerase family protein translates to MTKSRKDKNPVSLRKNKGIVCLTLNRPDVLNTINKEMLERLGRLLDSLKADDSVRGLLITGAGEKAFSAGADIGFFNSADPLEVRTRAQLAIETYSRIEHLGKPVIAAINGYALGGGLELAEACTLRVAVNTAKLGHPEVRIGAVAGWGGTTRLPRLIGKGRAADLLLTGRMISAEEALRMGLVNRVVEPEDLIEESEALLQEILMQAPLAVRMTWEAMHRGMDLSLDESAKLGADYFGLVAATDDFREGTTSFIKKKSPAFKGK, encoded by the coding sequence ATGACAAAATCCAGGAAAGATAAGAACCCTGTAAGTCTCAGGAAGAACAAGGGTATTGTTTGTCTGACCTTGAACAGACCGGACGTACTCAATACCATCAACAAGGAGATGCTCGAAAGACTCGGGCGTCTCCTTGATTCTTTGAAGGCTGACGACTCGGTCAGAGGACTCCTTATCACGGGTGCGGGAGAAAAGGCCTTTTCTGCAGGAGCCGATATCGGATTCTTCAATTCTGCTGATCCCCTCGAAGTGCGGACTCGCGCTCAGCTTGCGATAGAGACATATTCCCGCATTGAACATCTTGGAAAGCCGGTTATTGCGGCTATCAACGGTTATGCCCTCGGCGGTGGTCTAGAACTTGCCGAGGCATGCACCCTCAGGGTTGCAGTCAATACAGCAAAGCTTGGCCATCCGGAGGTCCGCATCGGTGCTGTTGCAGGGTGGGGCGGGACCACAAGGCTTCCGCGGCTGATCGGCAAGGGCAGGGCAGCAGATCTTCTGCTCACCGGCAGGATGATCTCCGCTGAAGAGGCATTGCGTATGGGCCTGGTTAACAGGGTTGTTGAGCCTGAAGACCTTATAGAAGAATCGGAAGCGCTCCTGCAGGAGATTCTTATGCAGGCACCTCTTGCGGTGAGGATGACCTGGGAGGCAATGCATCGCGGAATGGACCTGTCTCTTGACGAGTCTGCAAAGCTCGGTGCCGACTACTTTGGGCTTGTGGCTGCGACAGATGATTTTAGGGAAGGAACAACGTCTTTTATAAAGAAGAAGAGCCCGGCCTTTAAAGGAAAATAA
- the raiA gene encoding ribosome-associated translation inhibitor RaiA, which translates to MKLSLQITARDFELTDAIKAEITEKVEKLENFCDQIIKCRVVVEAPHRHSHDGRLYNVNIDLKVPGSEIVIKREPNEDLYVAIRDSFNAAKRKIEEFVTQQRREVKRHEEIPQGKIASLFLDKGYGFLAKIDGTEVYFHENSVLNKGFEKLRIGMKVRFAEELGAKGPQASSVTVLS; encoded by the coding sequence ATGAAGCTTTCATTGCAGATCACGGCGCGGGATTTTGAACTCACAGATGCAATCAAGGCGGAGATCACGGAAAAGGTAGAAAAGCTCGAGAACTTCTGCGACCAGATCATCAAGTGCAGGGTTGTTGTTGAAGCTCCCCATCGTCATTCACATGACGGCAGACTATATAATGTCAATATAGACCTGAAGGTGCCGGGCAGTGAGATCGTTATCAAGCGTGAACCGAATGAAGACCTTTATGTGGCCATAAGAGACTCTTTCAATGCGGCAAAGCGTAAGATCGAGGAGTTCGTTACCCAGCAGCGAAGGGAAGTGAAGCGTCATGAAGAGATACCTCAGGGCAAGATAGCCTCTCTGTTCCTTGATAAGGGATACGGATTTCTTGCCAAAATAGACGGCACTGAGGTCTATTTTCATGAAAACAGTGTTCTCAATAAAGGGTTTGAGAAGCTCAGGATCGGCATGAAGGTGCGCTTTGCCGAGGAACTGGGCGCCAAGGGCCCGCAGGCAAGCAGTGTGACGGTGCTGAGCTGA
- a CDS encoding phage holin family protein: MKQAFIKWIMNTIAIMLAVKFVPGIIYSGEWWGILIVGVLFGLVNTFLRPFIKLFTFPLLILTLGLFTFVINAMMLSITSWLSDQFQLGFHVEGFKPAFWGALVISIASLLLGCLMPQEEEKK; the protein is encoded by the coding sequence ATGAAACAGGCATTTATAAAGTGGATAATGAATACGATCGCGATCATGCTTGCAGTCAAATTTGTGCCGGGAATCATATATTCCGGCGAGTGGTGGGGCATTCTGATCGTGGGAGTGCTTTTTGGCCTGGTAAACACCTTCCTGCGGCCATTTATCAAGCTTTTCACCTTCCCCCTGCTCATCCTCACACTGGGACTCTTCACCTTTGTGATCAATGCCATGATGCTCAGCATCACGTCATGGCTTTCCGACCAGTTTCAGCTCGGTTTTCATGTTGAAGGATTTAAGCCTGCATTTTGGGGAGCCCTCGTCATCAGCATTGCGAGCCTGCTCCTGGGCTGCCTCATGCCGCAGGAAGAGGAAAAAAAATAG
- a CDS encoding D-alanyl-D-alanine carboxypeptidase yields MKRITASILSVLLILTVCLALSVSLASGEDVKARAAVVMEAATGRVLFAKNPELRLFPASTTKLMTALVVLDRMQPFDVVTVSERAAATPPTKIGLRPGFTLTIRALLHAALIKSANDATVALAEAVAGSEEAFVVLMNQKAASLGLYNTRFINPNGLPGPGQYTTALELAQIMREALTYPLLQEILGTRVAEISTVDGRTKTISNTNHLLWSDQDLILGKTGYTRDARHCFVSAGDCGSGTLVVALLGEPARGLLWSETANLMAFGARVINHLEEPVVYITSVDNDAAKVKRASGKAKKHQVRKSRSRQKRSHV; encoded by the coding sequence ATGAAACGGATCACTGCATCAATTCTTTCCGTTCTTTTGATCCTGACTGTCTGCCTGGCGCTATCTGTTTCCCTTGCCTCTGGAGAAGATGTCAAGGCGAGGGCAGCGGTTGTAATGGAGGCCGCGACCGGAAGGGTGCTCTTTGCAAAAAATCCCGAGCTGAGGCTCTTCCCTGCAAGCACGACCAAGCTGATGACTGCACTGGTGGTGCTCGACAGGATGCAGCCGTTCGACGTTGTTACGGTGAGCGAGCGGGCAGCGGCCACACCTCCGACAAAGATAGGACTCAGGCCTGGCTTTACCTTGACGATCAGAGCATTGCTCCATGCAGCACTGATCAAATCTGCAAATGATGCCACTGTTGCGCTGGCAGAGGCGGTGGCAGGCTCTGAAGAGGCTTTTGTCGTGCTCATGAACCAGAAGGCTGCCTCGCTCGGTCTGTACAATACCCGCTTCATTAACCCCAACGGTCTCCCGGGTCCCGGCCAGTATACGACAGCATTGGAATTGGCCCAGATCATGCGGGAGGCTCTCACGTATCCCCTGCTGCAGGAGATCCTCGGAACACGTGTCGCTGAAATTTCGACGGTCGACGGCCGGACAAAGACCATCAGTAATACGAACCATCTGCTCTGGTCAGATCAGGACCTGATATTGGGCAAGACCGGGTACACGAGAGATGCGCGCCACTGCTTTGTCAGTGCAGGGGACTGCGGCAGCGGTACACTTGTTGTTGCCTTGCTGGGCGAGCCGGCTCGTGGACTTTTGTGGAGCGAGACCGCGAATCTGATGGCCTTCGGTGCGCGCGTGATCAACCACCTCGAAGAGCCTGTTGTCTATATAACAAGTGTGGACAATGATGCTGCAAAGGTCAAACGTGCATCGGGTAAGGCCAAGAAACACCAGGTCAGGAAAAGCAGGAGCAGACAGAAGCGTTCTCACGTTTAG
- the cysK gene encoding cysteine synthase A, whose protein sequence is MSVIDCIGNTPLVKIEVINPMPDVTIFAKLEGNNPGGSVKDRIAHYMIKDAEDAGLIKKGDTILEATSGNTGIGLAMVGAAKGYRVKLVMPECVSLERRKVLEAFGAELLLSPGNEGTDGAIRLARKIVSEHPQDYFMPNQFDNNSNIRAHYETTGKEIIEQTNGRLDIFVSGMGTTGTIMGAGRRLKEYNNKIRIVGVEPLLGHRIQGLKNMQESIVPKIYNSAAIDEKINVNDEDAFETTRKLAIKEGLFVGMSSGAAMFGALRMAEQLKKGTIVVILPDRGDRYLSTTLFASVCGKCPP, encoded by the coding sequence ATGAGCGTCATCGACTGCATCGGCAACACGCCGTTGGTAAAGATCGAGGTGATCAATCCCATGCCGGACGTGACGATCTTTGCGAAACTTGAGGGCAACAATCCCGGCGGTTCGGTCAAAGACAGGATCGCTCATTACATGATAAAGGATGCCGAGGATGCCGGCTTGATAAAAAAAGGCGATACGATCCTTGAGGCAACGTCAGGCAATACCGGAATAGGCCTTGCCATGGTCGGAGCGGCAAAAGGATACCGGGTGAAACTGGTCATGCCTGAATGCGTCAGCCTCGAAAGAAGAAAAGTGCTTGAGGCCTTCGGTGCTGAACTTCTGCTCAGCCCGGGCAACGAGGGAACTGACGGAGCCATACGGCTTGCCCGAAAGATAGTCAGCGAGCATCCTCAGGACTATTTCATGCCGAACCAGTTCGATAACAACTCGAACATCAGGGCGCATTACGAGACAACGGGCAAAGAAATCATTGAACAGACCAACGGAAGGCTCGACATATTTGTCTCGGGCATGGGCACGACCGGCACGATCATGGGAGCAGGCCGGAGGCTGAAGGAATACAATAATAAGATCAGAATCGTGGGCGTTGAACCGCTTCTCGGCCACCGCATCCAGGGGCTCAAGAACATGCAGGAGTCGATCGTACCGAAGATCTATAACAGCGCTGCGATCGATGAAAAGATCAATGTGAATGACGAGGATGCCTTTGAGACCACCCGTAAGCTCGCGATCAAGGAAGGGCTCTTTGTCGGCATGAGCAGCGGCGCAGCAATGTTCGGGGCCTTACGCATGGCTGAGCAGCTTAAAAAAGGCACGATCGTTGTCATTCTCCCTGATCGCGGTGACCGGTATCTCAGCACAACACTCTTTGCCTCGGTCTGCGGCAAATGCCCTCCGTAA
- a CDS encoding tetratricopeptide repeat protein → MKLLQSLAVSMTLCVASIVFAADQDIQTVYDRATDSFNEGKYDAAIQDYNKVIAQYPELIEAYYSRAMAFYKKGKYDEAISDFGRVVSSRPEQPDVLNSRGLAYLRKGEYERAISDFTRVVSLNPRLIEAYYNRGIAYRGLGKYDLAIEDYNRVLSLKPSDTNAYMSRGIAFLNKAMADFKYACEQGNRNACDNLKEISGGGK, encoded by the coding sequence ATGAAACTATTACAGAGCCTTGCTGTCAGCATGACCTTGTGTGTTGCCTCGATCGTTTTTGCTGCTGATCAGGACATTCAGACGGTCTATGACAGGGCGACTGACAGTTTCAATGAGGGCAAATACGATGCGGCAATACAGGACTACAACAAGGTGATTGCACAGTATCCTGAACTGATCGAGGCATATTACAGCCGCGCCATGGCGTTCTATAAAAAAGGGAAGTATGATGAGGCAATAAGTGATTTCGGCCGGGTTGTATCGAGCCGCCCTGAGCAGCCAGACGTGCTGAACAGCCGCGGTCTGGCATATCTCAGAAAAGGCGAATACGAGCGGGCCATCAGCGACTTTACCAGGGTGGTCTCACTCAATCCCCGCCTTATTGAGGCGTACTACAATCGCGGAATCGCGTACCGCGGGTTAGGTAAATACGACCTGGCGATCGAGGATTACAACAGGGTCCTTTCTCTGAAGCCGAGCGATACCAATGCCTATATGTCGCGGGGCATTGCCTTCCTGAACAAGGCCATGGCTGATTTCAAGTATGCCTGCGAGCAGGGCAACAGGAATGCCTGCGACAACCTTAAGGAGATATCAGGGGGGGGGAAATGA
- a CDS encoding YtxH domain-containing protein, whose amino-acid sequence MFYEDDNTGPAILVSFFVGSIVGAGLALLFAPQAGKKTRRQIADLADDVKDYAADYTKKLKDKIA is encoded by the coding sequence ATGTTTTACGAAGATGACAATACAGGCCCGGCCATTCTGGTATCGTTTTTTGTCGGCAGCATTGTAGGAGCAGGTCTGGCGCTCCTGTTCGCACCGCAGGCAGGCAAAAAGACCAGAAGGCAGATCGCCGACCTTGCAGATGATGTCAAGGACTATGCAGCAGACTACACAAAGAAGCTGAAAGACAAGATAGCCTAA